From one Bradyrhizobium sp. Ash2021 genomic stretch:
- a CDS encoding acetylornithine transaminase yields MTNATHPYHALMNITARPQTVFVKGEGAYLWDDKGKRYLDFMQGWAVNCLGHSPAVVADALAAQAKLLLTPSPAFYNGPSLKLAKALVANSCFDQVFFANSGAEANEGAIKLARKYGVLHRGGAHEIITFVGGFHGRTLATMSASGKKAFEPLFEPKVTGFPKAQLNDLDSVKRLISDKTVAVMLEPIQGEAGVWPATDQFLKELRALTREHGLLLIVDEIQTGMGRTGKLFHYEHAGIEPDIMTLGKGIGGGVPLAALMATEHASCFEHGDQGGTFNGNPLMCAAGLAVLDHVSKPEFLKSAVDAGLFLESELQRLSARHGLGEVRGRGLLLALDLKLPIGASIVAQAFADGVLLNSPQPDALRFMPALNVTRDEIAEMVECLDAILTKAGAARRVA; encoded by the coding sequence CCCATCCGTATCATGCGCTGATGAACATCACCGCCCGCCCGCAGACCGTCTTCGTCAAGGGCGAAGGCGCCTATCTGTGGGACGACAAAGGCAAGCGCTATCTCGATTTCATGCAGGGCTGGGCGGTCAATTGCCTCGGCCATTCGCCCGCCGTCGTCGCCGACGCGCTCGCGGCGCAGGCAAAGCTGCTGCTGACGCCGAGTCCCGCGTTCTACAACGGCCCGAGTTTGAAACTGGCAAAAGCGCTGGTCGCAAACAGTTGCTTCGACCAGGTGTTCTTTGCGAATTCCGGCGCCGAAGCCAATGAGGGCGCGATCAAGCTCGCGCGCAAATACGGCGTGCTGCACAGAGGCGGCGCGCACGAGATCATCACCTTCGTCGGCGGCTTCCACGGCCGCACGCTCGCGACCATGTCGGCATCGGGCAAGAAAGCTTTTGAGCCATTGTTCGAGCCCAAGGTGACGGGCTTTCCCAAAGCGCAGCTCAACGATCTCGATTCCGTCAAGCGGCTGATCTCCGACAAGACGGTTGCCGTGATGCTGGAGCCGATCCAGGGCGAAGCCGGCGTCTGGCCCGCGACCGATCAATTCCTGAAGGAATTGCGGGCGCTGACCAGGGAGCACGGCCTGCTGCTGATCGTCGACGAGATCCAGACCGGCATGGGCCGCACCGGAAAGCTGTTCCATTACGAGCATGCCGGCATCGAGCCCGACATCATGACGCTCGGCAAAGGCATCGGCGGCGGCGTGCCGCTCGCAGCATTGATGGCGACCGAACATGCTTCGTGCTTCGAGCACGGCGACCAGGGTGGCACGTTCAACGGCAATCCGTTGATGTGTGCCGCGGGGCTCGCGGTTCTCGATCACGTCAGCAAACCGGAATTCCTGAAATCGGCAGTCGATGCCGGCCTGTTCCTGGAAAGCGAGTTGCAGCGGCTGTCGGCGCGGCACGGTCTCGGCGAAGTTCGCGGCCGGGGCCTGCTGCTGGCGCTCGATCTCAAACTGCCGATCGGCGCGTCGATCGTGGCGCAGGCTTTCGCCGACGGCGTATTGCTCAATTCGCCGCAGCCGGACGCGCTACGCTTCATGCCGGCGCTCAATGTCACGCGGGACGAGATCGCGGAGATGGTCGAATGCCTTGATGCCATACTCACCAAGGCAGGTGCGGCCAGGCGCGTGGCGTAG
- a CDS encoding TerC family protein — protein MMELFTSAEAWAALLTLTALEIVLGIDNVIFLSVIVSRIPPAQAKRARQIGLFLALVFRIILLTLLVWLIGLTEPVITVKSIVLSWRDIILIGGGLFLIAKATHEIHAEVEAQEVESDAAPRASAFFWVIVQIIVIDMVFSLDSIITAIGMSQQLEIMIAAVVIACVIMYASSGPVARFVADHPTTKMLALAFLVLIGVALVADGFKFHIPRGYIYFAIAFSAAVELFNVLARRNRKRAVRS, from the coding sequence ATGATGGAATTATTCACCAGCGCGGAAGCCTGGGCGGCGCTGCTGACCCTGACGGCGCTCGAAATCGTGCTCGGGATCGACAACGTCATCTTCCTGTCGGTGATCGTCTCGCGCATTCCGCCGGCGCAGGCCAAGCGGGCGCGCCAGATCGGTCTCTTTCTGGCGCTGGTATTCCGCATCATCCTGCTCACCCTGCTGGTATGGCTGATCGGGCTGACCGAGCCGGTCATCACCGTGAAAAGCATTGTGCTGTCATGGCGCGACATCATCCTGATCGGCGGCGGCCTGTTCCTGATCGCGAAGGCGACCCACGAAATTCATGCCGAGGTCGAAGCGCAAGAGGTGGAGTCCGATGCAGCGCCGAGAGCCAGCGCATTCTTCTGGGTGATCGTCCAGATCATCGTCATCGACATGGTGTTCTCGCTGGATTCGATCATCACCGCGATCGGCATGTCGCAGCAGCTCGAAATCATGATCGCGGCCGTCGTGATCGCCTGCGTCATCATGTACGCCTCATCGGGACCGGTCGCGCGATTTGTGGCGGATCATCCGACCACAAAAATGCTGGCGCTGGCATTTTTGGTGCTGATCGGCGTCGCGCTGGTGGCGGACGGATTCAAATTCCACATCCCGCGCGGCTACATCTATTTTGCCATTGCGTTTTCGGCCGCGGTGGAGCTGTTCAACGTGCTCGCCAGGCGCAACCGCAAAAGGGCCGTCAGATCGTGA
- a CDS encoding quinone oxidoreductase: MTKAVRVHKVGGPEALVYEDVDVAAPGPGEVRIRQHAVGLNFIDVYFRTGLYKAPGLPFIAGNEAAGEVVAVGPGVTNFHPGDRVAYYFNLGGYASERVIPADKLVKLPDHITYEQGAVLMLKGLTVWYLLHKTFKVEPGHRVLIHAAAGGIGLLASQWAKALGAHVIGTVGTKAKADLALANGCDHVILYNEEDFVARVKQISRNELCDVVYDGVGKTTFPGSLSCLRPRGLFVSFGNASGPVPPFALAELNNHGSLFATRPKLNDYVGTRHELLEGADTLFAAVINGKLHVPINHAYALKDAAKAHIELESRATTGAAILRP, encoded by the coding sequence ATGACCAAGGCCGTGCGCGTGCACAAGGTGGGGGGCCCGGAAGCCCTGGTTTATGAGGACGTTGACGTGGCCGCACCTGGACCCGGCGAGGTTCGCATCCGCCAGCACGCCGTCGGTCTCAACTTCATCGATGTGTATTTCCGCACCGGCCTCTACAAGGCGCCAGGCTTGCCGTTCATCGCCGGCAACGAGGCCGCGGGCGAGGTTGTCGCGGTCGGGCCGGGCGTCACCAATTTCCATCCCGGCGATCGCGTCGCCTATTATTTCAATCTCGGCGGCTATGCGAGCGAACGCGTCATCCCCGCGGACAAGCTGGTCAAGCTGCCCGACCACATCACCTACGAGCAGGGCGCAGTGCTGATGCTCAAGGGGCTGACGGTCTGGTATCTCCTGCACAAGACCTTCAAGGTCGAGCCCGGACATCGCGTGCTGATCCACGCCGCCGCCGGCGGCATCGGGTTGCTCGCCAGTCAATGGGCCAAAGCACTCGGCGCGCATGTCATCGGCACCGTCGGCACCAAGGCGAAAGCCGACCTCGCGCTCGCCAATGGCTGCGACCACGTCATTCTGTACAATGAGGAAGACTTTGTCGCGCGGGTGAAGCAGATCAGCCGCAACGAACTCTGCGACGTGGTTTATGACGGCGTCGGCAAGACCACGTTCCCGGGCTCGCTGTCGTGCCTGCGGCCGCGCGGCCTGTTCGTGAGTTTTGGCAACGCCTCCGGCCCGGTGCCGCCGTTCGCGCTCGCCGAGCTCAACAATCACGGTTCGCTGTTTGCGACCCGGCCAAAGCTCAACGATTACGTCGGCACCCGCCACGAACTGCTCGAAGGCGCCGACACGCTGTTTGCCGCCGTCATCAACGGCAAGCTGCACGTGCCGATCAACCACGCCTACGCACTGAAGGATGCCGCCAAGGCGCATATCGAGCTTGAGAGCAGGGCGACGACGGGCGCGGCAATTCTGCGGCCGTAA